Proteins from a genomic interval of Macrobrachium nipponense isolate FS-2020 chromosome 28, ASM1510439v2, whole genome shotgun sequence:
- the LOC135201158 gene encoding uncharacterized protein LOC135201158 — protein MGNPFEEESTDLLVLDTQEILGPAAVESVRTAMQMGRDQFHLFVKERLADRSKPLNDVIKRNKLPLFASIKVKSANKNKQQLASARSDSELFSRLYITCQTRDGDLEQFFKHENSAHPPALSQNGRIHFGSKSDLLRPLEQLVEPTSHPPQVSSVILDGAAVVQMLNPGPGHSKTFLDYATDIFVPYILSQLQNHSRLDLVWDRYANSGSLKATARANRGKGIRRRVTGTALLPGNWHTFLRVDENKEELFHFLSKQVMESINVPEKQLIATDGEQVIAVPPFEDTAALAPRNHEEADTRMMVHAADAVKSGHCRILIRTVDTDEVVLAVWMAQELHEADDELWLAIGTGKSFRYIAAHKLAASLGPDKSKALPVFHAITGCDTVSSFAGRGKITAWAVWDIFPEVTNAFLTLASAPSEISEDTLATLERYIVLLYD, from the exons ATGGGCAACCCCTTTGAAGAAGAAAGCACAGATTTGCTGGTCCTAGACACACAGGAGATCCTGGGTCCAGCTGCAGTAGAGAGTGTGCGTACAGCTATGCAAATGGGGCGAGATCAGTTCCATTTATTTGTGAAGGAACGTCTGGCAGACAGATCCAAACCACTCAATGATGTCATCAAACGCAACAAACTTCCATTATTTGCATCCATCAAGGTGAAAAGTGCCAATAAGAACAAGCAACAACTCGCCTCTGCAAGGAGTGATTCAGAGCTTTTCTCCAGACTATACATCACATGCCAAACCAGAGATGGCGATCTCGAGCAGTTCTTCAAACATGAGAACAGTGCACACCCGCCTGCACTATCACAAAATGGACGGATCCACTTTGGTTCCAAATCTGACTTGCTGAGGCCTTTGGAACAGCTTGTTGAACCAACGTCTCACCCACCACAAGTCTCTTCTGTGATCCTCGATGGGGCTGCAGTGGTTCAAATGCTGAACCCTGGCCCTGGCCACAGCAAAACATTTCTTGACTATGCCACAGACATATTCGTTCCATACATTCTGTCACAGCTTCAAAATCATTCTCGTCTGGATCTAGTGTGGGACCGCTATGCAAACTCAGGCAGCTTGAAGGCAACTGCAAGGGCTAACAGAGGCAAGGGAATCCGCAGACgtgttactggcactgccctgttACCTGGGAACTGGCACACATTCCTCCGTGTCGACGAGAACAAGGAAGAACTCTTCCACTTCCTATCTAAGCAGGTCATGGAGTCCATCAATGTGccagagaaacagctgattgctactGACGGTGAACAG GTCATTGCTGTACCACCCTTTGAAGACACAGCAGCTTTGGCCCCACGCAATCACGAGGAAGCGGACACGCGCATGATGGTTCATGCAGCAGATGCTGTTAAATCTGGACACTGCAGAATACTCATCCGTACCGTGGACACAGATGAGGTGGTTCTTGCTGTGTGGATGGCCCAGGAGCTACATGAGGCAGACGATGAACTATGGCTAGCAATTGGTACTGGCAAGAGCTTCCGCTACATAGCAGCACACAAGCTGGCTGCTTCACTGGGGCCAGACAAATCCAAGGCACTGCCAGTCTTCCATGCAATCACAGGGTGTGATACAGTCTCGAGCTTTGCAGGTCGTGGCAAGATAACTGCATGGGCAGTATGGGACATTTTCCCAGAAGTGACAAATGCATTTCTGACCTTGGCATCTGCACCAAGTGAGATTTCTGAggacacattggcaaccctggagAGATACATAGTACTCCTGTACGACTGA